In a single window of the Orbaceae bacterium lpD04 genome:
- a CDS encoding 6-phospho-alpha-glucosidase, with product MKKFSIVVAGGGSTFTPGIVLMLLENIKRFPLREIKFYDNDGARQKIIADACAIILQEKAPDIKFSYSTDPKEMFSDVDFVMAHIRVGKYKMREQDEKIPLKHGVLGQETCGPGGIAYGMRSIGGVLEILNYMETYSPNAWMLNYSNPAAIVAEATRRIKPDAKILNICDMPIGIESRMAQIAGLKSRKEMRVRYYGLNHFGWWSRIEDLQGNDLMPKIIDHVKKYGYIPLSDTAHVEASWNDTFAKAKDVSALDSTTLPNTYLKYYLFPDYVVKHSNPDYTRANEVMDNREKTVFGSCRAITEQKNSSAGHLEIDEHASYIVDLASAIAFNTQERMLLIVPNNGSLENFSSDAMVEIPCIVGSSGPEPLVMGPIPLFQKGLMEQQVAVEKLVVEAWIEKSYQKLWQAITLSKTVPSASVAKAILDDLIIANKDYWPELK from the coding sequence ATGAAAAAGTTTTCAATCGTCGTTGCAGGTGGTGGTAGTACTTTTACACCAGGAATTGTATTAATGCTTTTAGAAAATATAAAACGTTTTCCACTTCGAGAAATTAAATTTTATGATAATGATGGCGCCCGCCAAAAAATAATTGCCGATGCATGTGCCATTATTTTGCAAGAAAAAGCGCCTGATATTAAGTTTTCATACTCAACAGATCCAAAAGAGATGTTTAGCGATGTTGATTTTGTTATGGCACATATTCGTGTTGGTAAATATAAAATGCGCGAACAAGATGAAAAAATACCGTTAAAACATGGCGTGCTTGGCCAAGAAACTTGCGGCCCTGGCGGGATTGCTTATGGTATGCGTTCAATTGGAGGCGTGCTTGAAATTCTAAATTATATGGAAACGTATTCACCTAATGCTTGGATGTTAAATTATTCTAATCCAGCCGCTATTGTCGCCGAGGCAACTAGGCGAATAAAACCGGATGCAAAAATCCTTAATATTTGTGATATGCCAATTGGTATCGAAAGTCGAATGGCACAAATAGCAGGCTTAAAATCAAGAAAAGAGATGCGCGTTCGTTACTATGGTTTAAATCATTTTGGTTGGTGGAGCCGAATTGAAGATTTACAAGGTAATGATTTAATGCCTAAAATTATAGATCATGTTAAAAAATATGGTTATATTCCCCTTTCTGATACAGCGCACGTCGAAGCGAGTTGGAATGATACATTTGCCAAAGCAAAAGATGTCAGTGCGCTCGATTCAACGACGCTACCAAACACTTATCTTAAATATTACCTCTTCCCTGACTATGTCGTTAAACATTCAAACCCAGATTATACAAGGGCTAATGAGGTAATGGATAATCGAGAAAAAACAGTATTTGGCTCATGTAGAGCCATAACAGAGCAGAAAAATTCATCAGCAGGTCACTTAGAAATTGATGAGCATGCCTCTTATATTGTTGATTTGGCTTCGGCTATTGCATTTAATACACAAGAAAGAATGCTTTTAATTGTACCAAATAATGGCTCATTAGAAAATTTCAGTAGTGATGCGATGGTTGAAATTCCATGTATTGTTGGTTCAAGTGGGCCTGAGCCATTGGTTATGGGACCAATTCCATTATTCCAAAAAGGATTAATGGAACAACAAGTTGCGGTAGAAAAACTTGTTGTGGAGGCATGGATTGAAAAATCTTATCAAAAATTATGGCAAGCAATCACATTATCAAAAACAGTACCTAGTGCGAGTGTTGCAAAAGCCATTTTAGATGATCTCATCATTGCCAATAAAGATTATTGGCCAGAGCTCAAATAA
- the truC gene encoding tRNA pseudouridine(65) synthase TruC, which translates to MFEILYQDQYLIAINKPSGWLVHRSWLDKNEKVVVMQTLRDQIGQHVFPVHRLDRPTSGVLLFALSSEIANLLSTQFAARQPQKTYHAIVRGIIAKSGHIDYPLVEELDKIADKFANKDKPAQDAVTDYTPISSIEIPVAVGKHPTARYSFIELKPHTGRKHQLRRHMSHIFHPIIGDSRHGDLHQNRAFAKYFNIKRLMLHASTLEFLHPISQQNIVIDAKMDDEWLAILTHFTT; encoded by the coding sequence ATGTTTGAAATTTTATATCAAGATCAATACCTCATTGCGATCAATAAGCCATCTGGTTGGCTTGTACATCGCAGTTGGCTCGACAAAAATGAAAAAGTAGTTGTGATGCAAACATTGCGTGATCAAATTGGCCAACATGTGTTTCCTGTGCATCGTTTAGATAGACCAACATCAGGTGTGTTGCTATTTGCCTTATCAAGTGAAATTGCCAATCTTTTATCAACCCAGTTTGCAGCGCGCCAACCACAAAAAACCTACCATGCTATTGTTAGGGGAATAATTGCTAAGTCAGGGCATATTGACTATCCATTGGTGGAAGAGCTTGATAAAATTGCGGATAAATTTGCTAATAAAGATAAACCTGCGCAAGATGCGGTTACTGATTATACGCCAATTAGTTCAATTGAAATTCCTGTTGCAGTCGGTAAACACCCAACTGCGCGCTATAGTTTTATTGAGCTAAAACCTCATACTGGGCGTAAGCATCAACTTAGGCGCCATATGAGCCATATCTTTCATCCTATTATCGGTGATAGTCGTCATGGCGATTTACATCAAAATCGAGCGTTTGCAAAGTACTTTAATATTAAACGGCTGATGTTACATGCGAGCACGTTAGAATTTTTGCATCCAATAAGTCAGCAAAATATCGTTATTGACGCTAAAATGGATGACGAATGGTTAGCTATATTAACCCATTTCACCACATAA
- a CDS encoding pyridoxal phosphatase: protein MYKAVAFDMDGTLLNNQRQILPETIAAIEKIKQKGIKVILVTGRHHSAIYPYYHQLQLDTPAICCNGTYLYDFAKQTYFDAQPLSKSQSKLLLNLVNQYNVHTLLYTDQYMTYEVLDDHLTGLFKWVESLPEFLRPKIVKVDSFIDVIEQSKEVFKFATSSHDIPALQAFSKAVEEQGEFECEWSWVNRADVALKGNSKGNGLTNWAKFENISLDEIVAFGDSYNDLSMLKNSGLGIAMGNADDVIKAQADRVIGDNNGPNIANELTRLFLS from the coding sequence ATGTATAAGGCCGTTGCTTTTGATATGGATGGAACATTATTAAACAATCAAAGACAAATTCTACCTGAAACGATTGCGGCTATTGAAAAGATTAAACAAAAAGGGATTAAAGTTATCTTAGTAACAGGCCGTCATCACAGTGCTATCTATCCTTATTATCATCAGCTACAGCTTGATACTCCAGCTATATGCTGTAACGGGACATACCTTTATGACTTTGCTAAACAAACTTATTTTGATGCGCAGCCGTTATCTAAAAGCCAGTCTAAATTATTACTTAATCTAGTAAATCAATATAATGTACATACCTTGCTTTATACTGATCAATATATGACTTATGAAGTATTAGATGACCATCTTACTGGCTTATTTAAATGGGTTGAATCATTACCCGAATTTTTACGCCCTAAAATTGTTAAAGTCGATAGTTTTATTGATGTGATTGAGCAAAGTAAAGAGGTGTTTAAATTTGCTACCAGCTCGCACGATATTCCTGCGTTACAAGCATTTTCAAAAGCAGTTGAAGAGCAAGGAGAGTTTGAGTGTGAATGGTCTTGGGTAAATCGTGCCGATGTTGCCTTAAAAGGTAATAGTAAAGGAAATGGACTTACTAACTGGGCAAAATTTGAAAATATCTCTTTAGATGAGATTGTTGCATTTGGTGATAGCTATAACGATTTAAGTATGCTTAAAAATTCAGGCCTTGGCATTGCAATGGGTAATGCAGATGATGTTATAAAAGCGCAAGCAGATCGCGTTATTGGTGATAACAATGGTCCTAATATTGCAAACGAGTTAACTCGTTTATTTTTATCATAA
- the recR gene encoding recombination mediator RecR encodes MQISPLLQSLVDALRCLPGVGPKSAQRMAFHLLQRNRKGGIELAHILHEAMINIGHCQDCRTFTEQEQCAICANVRRQQSGQLCVVETPSDIVAIEQTGQYNGRYFVLLGHLSPLDGIGPNDIGLDKLKLRLQHEAISEVILATNPTIEGEATANYIAQICSQFDIVATRIAHGVPVGGELETVDGTTLSHSFLGRQKIDIYP; translated from the coding sequence ATGCAAATTAGCCCTTTATTACAATCTTTAGTCGACGCACTACGCTGTTTACCTGGCGTAGGGCCTAAATCAGCACAGCGGATGGCATTTCATCTTTTACAACGCAATCGTAAAGGTGGGATTGAGCTGGCACATATTCTTCATGAAGCGATGATTAACATTGGTCATTGCCAAGATTGCCGCACATTTACAGAGCAAGAACAATGTGCGATATGTGCAAATGTTCGTAGGCAACAAAGTGGTCAGCTATGTGTTGTTGAGACTCCTTCAGATATTGTTGCGATAGAGCAAACGGGTCAATATAATGGGCGCTATTTCGTGTTATTAGGTCATCTTTCACCATTAGATGGCATTGGTCCAAACGATATAGGCTTAGATAAACTTAAATTGCGCCTACAACACGAAGCAATTAGCGAGGTTATCTTAGCTACCAATCCAACAATAGAAGGTGAGGCAACCGCTAATTATATTGCACAAATATGCAGTCAATTTGATATTGTTGCAACGCGCATTGCACATGGTGTCCCCGTTGGTGGTGAGCTTGAAACGGTTGATGGAACGACCTTATCTCATTCATTTTTGGGACGTCAAAAAATCGATATTTACCCTTAA
- a CDS encoding YbaB/EbfC family nucleoid-associated protein — protein MFSGGKGGLGNLMKQAQQMQTRMQQVQEDIAKLEVTGESGAGMVKITVNGAHSCRRVEIDPSLLTDDDKEMLEDLIAAAYNDASRRLEETQKEKMAQVTGGMQLPPGFKMPF, from the coding sequence ATGTTTTCTGGTGGTAAAGGCGGTTTAGGTAATTTAATGAAACAAGCACAGCAAATGCAAACCCGTATGCAGCAAGTGCAAGAAGATATCGCAAAATTGGAAGTGACCGGCGAATCAGGGGCTGGTATGGTTAAAATAACGGTTAATGGCGCTCATAGTTGCCGCCGAGTTGAGATCGATCCCTCATTATTAACTGATGATGATAAAGAGATGTTAGAAGACCTTATTGCCGCTGCATATAATGATGCAAGTCGTCGCTTAGAAGAAACCCAAAAAGAAAAAATGGCACAAGTCACTGGCGGTATGCAATTACCACCTGGCTTCAAGATGCCGTTTTAA
- the dnaX gene encoding DNA polymerase III subunit gamma/tau has translation MSYQVLARKWRPKSFSDVVGQQHVLTVLANALSLGRVHHAYLFSGTRGVGKTSIARLLAKGLNCEQGITATPCGECENCKDIEQGRFIDLLEIDAASRTKVEDTREILDNIQYFPTKGRFKVYLIDEVHMLSRSSFNALLKTLEEPPEHVKFLLATTDPQKLPVTILSRCLHLHLSALDDSLIKQQLIKILKAEHINSDDRAIQLLAKAADGSMRDALSLTDQAIALGNGQIDEQSVSVMLGTLDKAVPFVLIESLYQGEGNQLMQRIDEAAKQGVDWDNLLTETLTLLHQISLLQIVPTALGDYSDYEDRIRYLAQHVSPNDIQLFYQMLLMGRKELTFAPDKKIGVEMSFLRALAFIPKVLAPSSIEPKEASSAAHTTANVESRTAGPKSLQKKSPALEQQNESVAPSSVPEINVDDNVSDVTKSILAARQQVIESEKTKKKSEQVERSQPEIISNSPRLTKASLSAQQQQPNDITKDMADEVVQSALTAETYQWQFSEHFTPNNDDSLLAAKTVKQAFEHEKSAELIQKLIVQSAEIDPWSAEIEQLMLPPLIKQIAINAFLEQESDTKLILHLRSALAHLIRGDNNIKRLAQVISSYRGHSCEVTAIIDDDTSHLTPLEVREKIYQMKLAQAKQRIGQDNKIAMICQIFEARIDEQSISPV, from the coding sequence ATGAGTTATCAAGTTTTAGCAAGAAAATGGCGTCCTAAATCTTTTTCGGATGTTGTTGGTCAGCAACATGTTTTAACCGTATTAGCCAATGCGCTTTCTTTAGGGCGAGTCCATCATGCTTATTTGTTTTCAGGCACGCGGGGTGTGGGCAAAACATCGATTGCTCGTTTACTGGCAAAAGGTCTTAATTGTGAGCAAGGAATAACGGCTACACCATGTGGTGAATGTGAAAATTGTAAAGATATTGAACAAGGGCGATTTATTGATTTATTAGAAATCGATGCCGCCTCGCGCACGAAGGTCGAAGATACCCGAGAAATTCTTGATAATATTCAGTATTTCCCAACAAAAGGGCGATTTAAAGTTTATCTTATCGATGAAGTACATATGCTGTCACGTAGCAGTTTTAATGCCTTACTAAAGACATTAGAAGAGCCGCCAGAACATGTTAAATTCTTACTGGCAACAACCGATCCACAAAAATTACCGGTCACAATTTTATCACGTTGTTTACACCTGCATTTAAGCGCACTTGATGATAGCTTAATTAAACAGCAGTTGATTAAAATCCTAAAAGCAGAACACATTAATAGTGACGATAGGGCTATTCAATTATTAGCCAAAGCAGCCGATGGTAGTATGCGTGATGCGTTAAGTTTGACCGATCAAGCAATCGCATTAGGTAATGGGCAAATTGATGAGCAATCAGTTAGTGTTATGCTTGGCACACTTGATAAAGCGGTACCTTTTGTGCTTATTGAGTCATTGTATCAGGGTGAGGGTAATCAATTAATGCAGCGCATTGATGAGGCTGCTAAACAAGGTGTTGATTGGGATAATTTATTGACTGAAACATTAACTTTATTGCATCAAATTTCATTATTACAAATCGTACCGACTGCGTTAGGTGATTATAGTGATTATGAAGATCGCATTCGGTATTTAGCTCAACATGTTTCGCCTAATGATATTCAGCTTTTTTATCAAATGCTATTGATGGGACGAAAAGAGCTTACTTTTGCACCAGATAAAAAAATAGGTGTCGAAATGAGTTTTTTACGTGCACTCGCTTTTATACCTAAAGTATTAGCACCTTCATCAATTGAGCCTAAAGAGGCGAGTTCAGCTGCACACACCACAGCGAACGTTGAAAGTCGAACTGCCGGGCCAAAGTCTCTACAAAAAAAATCACCAGCGTTAGAACAACAAAATGAATCAGTTGCGCCATCAAGTGTGCCCGAAATTAATGTTGATGATAATGTTTCTGATGTGACGAAAAGTATTCTTGCGGCAAGACAACAAGTCATTGAGAGTGAGAAAACAAAAAAAAAGTCTGAACAGGTTGAAAGGAGTCAACCTGAAATAATCAGCAACAGCCCACGCTTAACTAAGGCGTCATTATCAGCGCAGCAACAGCAGCCTAATGATATAACAAAAGATATGGCTGATGAGGTAGTGCAATCAGCGCTAACGGCTGAAACATATCAATGGCAGTTTAGTGAGCATTTTACGCCCAATAATGATGATAGTCTTTTAGCTGCTAAAACCGTTAAACAAGCATTTGAACATGAAAAATCAGCTGAGTTGATCCAAAAACTTATTGTTCAATCAGCAGAAATCGATCCATGGAGTGCGGAAATTGAGCAGTTAATGTTACCGCCATTGATTAAACAAATTGCAATTAACGCTTTCTTAGAGCAAGAAAGTGATACAAAATTAATACTGCATTTACGTTCAGCTTTAGCGCACCTTATACGCGGTGATAATAATATCAAACGATTAGCTCAAGTGATATCGTCTTATCGCGGGCATTCATGTGAAGTCACGGCAATTATAGATGATGATACTTCACATTTAACACCTTTAGAGGTTCGCGAAAAAATCTATCAAATGAAATTAGCACAAGCGAAGCAGCGAATTGGACAAGACAATAAAATTGCAATGATTTGTCAAATTTTTGAAGCACGAATTGATGAACAAAGCATTAGTCCTGTATAA
- a CDS encoding LysE family translocator: MSLSIIMVYLIATVSLSIIPGPNMLLALSNGTSKNNLVILMGIIGADIGNLILITAVSLGLGAMMQASSTLFNLVKWLGTLYLIWLTIELWRHKPDIKKLQLNTNKTIYKAMIRAFVVAISNPKALLFFTAFLPQFIDQGKPQFFQYSLLAIITIFVDTIVMVIYACGGNHAARYLTDIGLRRLNRCCAFIMFSLAVLLAFYKKIN; encoded by the coding sequence ATGTCACTCTCTATAATTATGGTCTATTTGATAGCTACCGTATCATTATCAATTATCCCTGGACCAAATATGTTATTAGCGCTTAGCAACGGTACGAGTAAAAATAATCTTGTGATCTTAATGGGCATTATTGGCGCTGATATTGGTAATCTTATTTTAATTACGGCAGTTTCACTTGGGCTTGGTGCTATGATGCAAGCATCTTCGACGCTATTTAATTTAGTAAAATGGTTAGGCACACTCTATTTAATCTGGCTGACTATTGAGCTTTGGCGGCATAAACCTGATATAAAAAAACTACAGCTCAATACCAATAAAACGATCTATAAAGCAATGATTCGTGCCTTTGTTGTCGCTATTTCTAATCCTAAAGCGTTACTTTTTTTTACTGCTTTTTTGCCGCAATTTATCGATCAAGGAAAACCGCAATTTTTCCAGTACAGTCTGTTAGCTATCATAACCATTTTTGTGGATACAATTGTGATGGTTATTTATGCTTGCGGTGGTAATCACGCTGCTCGTTATTTAACAGACATCGGGTTAAGACGCTTAAATCGTTGCTGTGCGTTTATCATGTTTAGTTTAGCTGTATTACTTGCTTTTTATAAAAAAATTAACTAA
- a CDS encoding ZinT/AdcA family metal-binding protein, with protein sequence MINFTYIKLTITSLILLTSAVQAHTHNHVISEKTLRISEGIFDDNEVKDRPLSDWQGTWQSLNDYLIAGDLDLVILAKAKKDPTKNFANYKQYYQKGYATDVLFIGIEGEQIDFHKKESEVSCKYHYDGYKILHYTAGNKGVRYLFSCQEKGSNAPKYVQLSDHIIEATPSAHFHIYMGNESHEKLLTEMDNWPTYYPLSQNKNDIISEMLHH encoded by the coding sequence TTGATTAACTTCACTTACATTAAATTAACCATTACAAGCTTAATATTATTAACCAGCGCGGTTCAGGCTCATACACATAACCATGTTATATCAGAAAAAACATTACGTATAAGCGAAGGCATATTTGACGATAATGAAGTAAAAGATCGCCCATTATCTGATTGGCAAGGTACTTGGCAATCGCTTAATGACTATTTGATAGCGGGTGATTTGGATCTTGTTATACTTGCTAAAGCTAAGAAAGACCCAACTAAAAATTTTGCTAATTATAAACAGTATTATCAAAAAGGTTATGCAACTGATGTATTATTTATTGGTATTGAGGGGGAGCAAATAGATTTCCATAAAAAAGAGAGCGAAGTATCATGTAAGTACCACTATGATGGTTATAAAATTTTACATTATACCGCCGGCAATAAAGGGGTTCGTTATCTCTTTTCTTGCCAAGAAAAAGGATCTAATGCGCCAAAATATGTTCAATTGAGTGATCATATAATCGAAGCTACGCCATCAGCCCATTTCCATATTTATATGGGTAATGAGTCTCATGAAAAACTATTAACTGAAATGGATAATTGGCCTACTTATTACCCCTTATCACAAAATAAAAACGACATTATTAGCGAGATGCTACACCATTAA